Proteins encoded together in one Coregonus clupeaformis isolate EN_2021a chromosome 30, ASM2061545v1, whole genome shotgun sequence window:
- the LOC121545961 gene encoding N-acylglucosamine 2-epimerase isoform X2: MYCRLYRTMERFNKPEILEAAKSGGAFLRRFARIPNSGSPWKCAFCLTRDGKALKVQRTIFSECFYVMAMDELARVTGDQDMQAEAAQMMDQLVHWVRVDPSGLGRPQLSGDTPVCSMAVPMMLLCLVQQLTEGRSGEEVDKYREVGGWCVKQILQHLQRGGTAILESVSSEGKELPGCQGRLQNPGHALEAGWFLLQYGLENGDQELQRTAVDKFMEVPFLTGWDKEHGGLLYFLDVDGYCPTQLEWSMKLWWPHCEALIAYLMAYSHTKEPALLERFSQVYDYTFSHFSDAENGEWFGYLTQQGKVTLDFKGGPFKGFFHVPRCLYMCEKILDSILNKQES; encoded by the exons ATGTATTGCCGCCTATACAGGACAATGGAGCGCTTCAACAAGCCTGAGATCCTGGAAGCTGCCAAATCTG GGGGTGCATTCTTGCGACGCTTCGCTCGCATTCCCAATAGTGGCAGCCCATGGAAGTGTGCCTTTTGTTTGACCAGGGACGGTAAAGCCCTGAAAGTGCAGAGGACCATCTTCAGCGAGTGTTTCTATGTCATGGCCATGGATGAGCTGGCCAGGGTCACAGGAGACCAAGACATGCAG GCGGAAGCAGCACAAATGATGGACCAGCTGGTCCACTGGGTCAGAGTGGACCCATCAGGCCTGGGCAGGCCCCAGCTTTCTGGAGACACCCCGGTCTGCAGCATGGCTGTCCCCATGATGCTGCTGTGTCTGGTGCAGCAGCTCACGGAGGGCCGCAGCGGGGAGGAGGTGGACAAGTACAGGGAGGTTGGAGGCTGGTGTGTAAAGCAGATCCTCCAACACCTTCAG AGAGGTGGTACGGCCATTTTGGAAAGTGTCTCATCGGAAGGAAAGGAACTTCCTGGTTGCCAGGGGCGACTGCAGAACCCGG GCCATGCTCTGGAAGCAGGCTGGTTCCTGCTTCAGTACGGTTTGGAGAATGGGGACCAGGAGCTCCAAAGGACAGCAGTGGACAAGTTCATGGAGGTCCCCTTTCTGACAGGCTGGGACAAGGAGCACGGAGGGCTCCTCTACTTCCTGGATGTGGACGGTTACTGCCCCACACAG TTGGAGTGGAGTATGAAACTGTGGTGGCCACACTGTGAGGCTCTCATTGCATACCTGATGGCCTACAGCCATACCAAAGAGCCAGCCCTGCTGGAGCGATTCTCTCAGGTGTACGACTACACCTTCAGCCAT TTTTCTGATGCTGAGAATGGCGAGTGGTTTGGATATTTGACCCAGCAAGGGAAAGTGACACTGGATTTTAAAGGAGGGCCTTTCAAAG GTTTCTTCCATGTGCCTCGGTGCCTTTATATGTGCGAGAAAATCCTGGACTCTATACTGAACAAACAGGAATCCTGA
- the LOC121545961 gene encoding N-acylglucosamine 2-epimerase isoform X1 — MSIEKLQLYREQMRTELDKVVDFWQKYSHDTQYGGFFTCIGKDGKIYDELKYVWLQGRQVWMYCRLYRTMERFNKPEILEAAKSGGAFLRRFARIPNSGSPWKCAFCLTRDGKALKVQRTIFSECFYVMAMDELARVTGDQDMQAEAAQMMDQLVHWVRVDPSGLGRPQLSGDTPVCSMAVPMMLLCLVQQLTEGRSGEEVDKYREVGGWCVKQILQHLQRGGTAILESVSSEGKELPGCQGRLQNPGHALEAGWFLLQYGLENGDQELQRTAVDKFMEVPFLTGWDKEHGGLLYFLDVDGYCPTQLEWSMKLWWPHCEALIAYLMAYSHTKEPALLERFSQVYDYTFSHFSDAENGEWFGYLTQQGKVTLDFKGGPFKGFFHVPRCLYMCEKILDSILNKQES, encoded by the exons ATGTCGATCGAGAAGTTGCAGCTGTATCGAGAGCAGATGCGCACAGAGCTGGACAAAGTGGTGGACTTCTGGCAGAAATATTCTCATGACACACAATATGG TGGGTTTTTCACTTGTATTGGGAAAGATGGAAAAATCTACGACGAGCTGAAATATGTCTGGTTGCAGGGGAGACAG GTGTGGATGTATTGCCGCCTATACAGGACAATGGAGCGCTTCAACAAGCCTGAGATCCTGGAAGCTGCCAAATCTG GGGGTGCATTCTTGCGACGCTTCGCTCGCATTCCCAATAGTGGCAGCCCATGGAAGTGTGCCTTTTGTTTGACCAGGGACGGTAAAGCCCTGAAAGTGCAGAGGACCATCTTCAGCGAGTGTTTCTATGTCATGGCCATGGATGAGCTGGCCAGGGTCACAGGAGACCAAGACATGCAG GCGGAAGCAGCACAAATGATGGACCAGCTGGTCCACTGGGTCAGAGTGGACCCATCAGGCCTGGGCAGGCCCCAGCTTTCTGGAGACACCCCGGTCTGCAGCATGGCTGTCCCCATGATGCTGCTGTGTCTGGTGCAGCAGCTCACGGAGGGCCGCAGCGGGGAGGAGGTGGACAAGTACAGGGAGGTTGGAGGCTGGTGTGTAAAGCAGATCCTCCAACACCTTCAG AGAGGTGGTACGGCCATTTTGGAAAGTGTCTCATCGGAAGGAAAGGAACTTCCTGGTTGCCAGGGGCGACTGCAGAACCCGG GCCATGCTCTGGAAGCAGGCTGGTTCCTGCTTCAGTACGGTTTGGAGAATGGGGACCAGGAGCTCCAAAGGACAGCAGTGGACAAGTTCATGGAGGTCCCCTTTCTGACAGGCTGGGACAAGGAGCACGGAGGGCTCCTCTACTTCCTGGATGTGGACGGTTACTGCCCCACACAG TTGGAGTGGAGTATGAAACTGTGGTGGCCACACTGTGAGGCTCTCATTGCATACCTGATGGCCTACAGCCATACCAAAGAGCCAGCCCTGCTGGAGCGATTCTCTCAGGTGTACGACTACACCTTCAGCCAT TTTTCTGATGCTGAGAATGGCGAGTGGTTTGGATATTTGACCCAGCAAGGGAAAGTGACACTGGATTTTAAAGGAGGGCCTTTCAAAG GTTTCTTCCATGTGCCTCGGTGCCTTTATATGTGCGAGAAAATCCTGGACTCTATACTGAACAAACAGGAATCCTGA